A window of Rhizobium tumorigenes genomic DNA:
GAGATCTGGGCGCCGCTGCTGACCGGAGGACGCACGGTCGTCGTTCCATCGGAAGCGACATGGTCCGGCGATGAGTTCCTGGCGCTGCTGGAAGCCGAGCGGGTCACCGTCCTCAATCAGACCCCGTCTTCCTTTGCATCGCTGGAGCGGGCCGACGCCGATGGCGCGAAGGCGCTCGACGCTCTGAGGCTGGTCATATTCGGCGGCGAGGCGCTGGATCCGGCAAGACTGTCCGCCTGGTTCGCCCGCCGTCCGTCCCGACCGCGCATGGTCAACATGTATGGGATAACCGAGACGACCGTGCACGTCACTGCGATCGATATCCTACCGGAGATGAGCCTCGCCTCCAGCGAAAGCCCGATCGGCCGGCCACTGCCGGGCTTTCGCGATCATGTTTTCGACGAGGGATTGCGTCCGGTCGCCGACGGCCAGGTGGGCGAACTCTATCTGGGCGGTGCGCAGGTATCGCGCGGCTACTTCGACCGTCCCGCCCTGACCGCCACGCGCTTCGTGGCCGATCCGGACAGCCACGGCGGCCGGCTCTATCGGACGGGAGACCTCGTGCGGCCCCTTCGCGGCAACCTGAATTTCATCGGCCGCGCCGATACCCAGCTCTCATTGAGGGGGTTCCGGATCGAGCCGAACGAAGTTGAGGCAGCGCTCGATGCCTATCAGGGCGTCACAGCGAGTGCGGTCACCGTCAAGCCGGATCCTGACGGAAACGAAGGTGAGGACTGCCTCGCGGCCTATGTCGTCGTGGCCGGCGGGACGCTCGACGAGCGGGGTCTGCGGGTACACCTGGCGCGCCTGCTGCCGGCGCATCTTGTTCCCAGCCACATCATGCTGCTGGCAGCACTTCCCCTTACCCCCAACAGAAAACTAGACCGGGCCGCGCTGCCCCCGCCTCCGCCGCGAAAGACGGGTAGGGCGAATCTTCGCGAGGAATTGCTGCGCCGCCGCCTGGGCAATCGTCCCTAGTCATCACCGAGGAAACAACAGATGAACATAAGCAACGAGCGGTGGATACGTGATGTCGTCGTCGAAATTCTCGGCGAGGAACCAGCGACCATTTCCGATGGCGAAAACCTATTTGAAGCCGGGCTGGATTCGGTCGGACTTCTGCGGCTTGTCAATCGCCTGCGGCGTGGCGGGCTGCAGGTCAGCTTTGGGGATTTAGCGCGGGAGCCGACCCTTGCGGCATGGGACAGACTGGTCGGCAGCGAAAAGGCCGCAGACGACGGCGCCGAACCGGCAAGCGGTCATACGGCGGATGCCCCCGATGAAGGCGGGGCCAATAGCGAGCCGACACAGCTGGGCGTGATGCAACACGCCTATTGGGTGGGACGAAGTGCGGGGCAGAGGCTCGGTGGCGTTGCTGCCCATCTCTATGCGGAGTTCGATCATCCCCCCACCGGCACCGATCCGGCAATCGATGCGAACAGGCTGAAGGCTGCGCTGGAGCGTGTGCTGGAGCGCCATGAAACGCTGCGCACCCGCATCACCTCGGACGGGAGGCAGGAAGTATTGGCGAAGCTTTCCGCCTTGCTTGCCGTGCACGACATGCGCGGACATTCCGAGGCCGAAGTGCAAGATCATCTGTCCCGCATGCGCGATGCCTTCTCCCATCAGGCCCTCGATATCGACAATGGCGAAGTCATGTCGGTCGCGCTGACCCTGCTGCCCGATGGCGCGACGCGCCTCCATCTCGATGTCGACATGATC
This region includes:
- a CDS encoding amino acid adenylation domain-containing protein, whose amino-acid sequence is MPTIQQRIDHAGPAGIHLPREGEMSTLPERFAHFAVRYPKAIAVTSMERSLSYAELEASANRLARRLIAAGAGPDRIVGVSLPRSTDLIVALLAVLKSGAAYLPLDPAYPAARLDYLLSDARPVTIISALGVPIPENDLPRLDLFANEEEGTWDASPIRDSERLSGLHPDQPAYVIYTSGSTGRAKGVVVSHRCVLTLLDATIPMFDLGPADVWTAFHSYAFDFSVWEIWAPLLTGGRTVVVPSEATWSGDEFLALLEAERVTVLNQTPSSFASLERADADGAKALDALRLVIFGGEALDPARLSAWFARRPSRPRMVNMYGITETTVHVTAIDILPEMSLASSESPIGRPLPGFRDHVFDEGLRPVADGQVGELYLGGAQVSRGYFDRPALTATRFVADPDSHGGRLYRTGDLVRPLRGNLNFIGRADTQLSLRGFRIEPNEVEAALDAYQGVTASAVTVKPDPDGNEGEDCLAAYVVVAGGTLDERGLRVHLARLLPAHLVPSHIMLLAALPLTPNRKLDRAALPPPPPRKTGRANLREELLRRRLGNRP